The stretch of DNA CATCACGGCAACTGCaccctccccgccgccgttcCCGACGTGGACGAAGAAGCTCACCCCGAACAGCGTCGCCGCGGGGCCGCCGTACACCGGCTCGCCCCACCCGAGGTCCACGCGGTGGAACCCGGCGTGCCGGTTGTCCGACACGAGGAACAGGTTCGCCATCGCCACGAACGGCCGCCCGCGCAGCACCAGCAGGTCTAGCGCGGACCGCACGTATTCGGCGGTCACCGCCGCCTTCGTCCCCCGCACCAGCTCCACCGCGTCGCCGAGCGAGCCGGCCAGGAGCGCCCCCGCGGTGGTCAGCACGGCCACGGGCACGCACGCGTTGCCGTAGTAGCCGGCGGGGAGCCCCAGCTCCGGCACGCCACGGAAGTTGACGATGGACACCATACGCGCCTCGTCGTCCGGCGGGAGCTCGAGCGCGGCCGTGCGGGCGCGCCAGAGGGCTGCCGTGAGCGCCTCGAAGGTCGTGGCCGCGAGTTCCGGCGGGATGCCCCTTTTGATCGCGGCGACGTCGTCTGGACCGAAGGTGAAGGTCCGCATGACCATGTCgccaggcggtggcggcggcatcGGCACCGGGTCGAACTCGCGGTGAGGGAACGCCGGcttcggcgggcggcgcgcttCCAGGAGCTCGCGGGACCATGCGGCCTCTATGGTCGGTGTGGGGAGGCCGCGGGCGAGCTCGGCCACGGCGGACATGAACTGGGCGAGGCCGATGGCGTCGCACATGGTGTGGTTGAGGCGGAGCGCGAGAACGAAGCCGCCGCAGAGCAGCCTGGTCACCTGGATGAGCAGCACGGGGCAGTTGAGCACCCCACCGGAGCCGTCCACGTCGAACAGCAGCTGGTCCATGCACGGGAACGGCGGCCTCAGCAcagccgcctccagctccgccagCCGCACGTCGGCGTCGGCCTCCACGAACATCACCCCCTCGCCGGTGCAGTCGACGACCAGCTTCCGCGCCTCCACCTCCCGCAGCCGCCCGGCGAGCTGGTAGTACGGCACCAGCGCCTCGCCGAGCGCACGGCGGATCACGCCCGCCGGGTCGCGGCCGTCGGCatgcgcgcgcgccccgccgcggTAGAAGAAGATGAACGGGACGTGCGAGCGCAGTGTCTCCTGGTCGTCGATGTCGGACAGGCGCTTCGTCTCGCGCGGCGTCGGCGCGGCAGGGCCGACGAGCACCGGCTCCCCCCGGCGCACCGCGAATGCGAGCGTCGCCATGGCCGGCGCCTGTACGTGCTCCTTTGGTTCCGGCATGTGGTGCAGGATGATGGTATGGCCGCTGATCGAGTGATCGATGCCTGTGCCCGGCCACATGTGTGTTTGACTTGGAAAAATGGAACAGGTTGAAGTGACTGCCCTTGGAAATTTCCAAGTGTGTAGTATTCAGCTATGCCGAAACGGGAGACTTGTGAATGTAGTGCACTGCCACATCGTTTTTAAGTTTGGACAAATATTCAAAATTTGAAATGTCGTGCAGTGCAGGTCACATCGTTTTTAAAGTTCGGAGAATATTCAAACTGAGATGCTTGCTGGCAGCCGTAAGTTTCTGAATTATGCCGCATTTGTCGGATCAAGCCGGCAGGGGAGGGCGTATACTTCAATGCTAACTGCAATAGCTGACAGCGATTTACTTAACGACGTGCTTAATAGCACTGtccaggaaaaaaaaaggattcTTCACTGGGCGCAACGGAGCAAGATTCTTTGTGCCATTGCGGCCTGAGGGTGGTGAAAATAGCCCGCTTCATCCGCGTGTGCGCCTCGCGGCACTATcggaattttttaaaaaaaagttaaaaaaaattaaatttgaaaaagatgtgccgatttggaaaattttaaaaaatgggtacctccctcccgatcaacgggcggaaGATGTGTGGCCggacacctcccgcccatccaacgggcgggaggtgcgggGCCCCTACAGTGCGGAGGGGCATAACGCCCGTTGggtgggcgggaggttcccctcCTAAGTCCCCACCTGCCCCCTAAATTCTCATTTTATTCAGCAAGAGccagaaaataaagaaaaaaaggagaggaagagaggagaggaagtgACGAaaccctgttcacacgtcggttttgagatatattctcgttctagtcgtataattacttgaaaataattataatctaagaaatatttcttagggtagttatattttgaatagtttttagtattttcaattatttttagtataatttatattctaaatagtttagaatctggaaaatataatctgggaatcgctgaaacttagggtcgttgtgtattaatatgtaatataactagtttattaatatgtaatataactagtttattaataattgacagatatgtcttccgagaagggtacttttagtatatattacggagaagtaAATATGATTTATaagccgaatggggtagatttaaatgaattcaactgtgcggtcagagaaATTACCAGACCATTatatgtatttgtaatatttgccgtaGCGACTTTTAACAGATCATTATGTGTGTTTGTAATTGTATCTGTGACTTGACATTTGTATACTCTCTCATGTATTCATTATGTATGTTTCTAATATATGTATCGTACTTAATTTTTCATgtagatatggcgcagacaccggagctccttgacgcgagCACCGACGTACGGtacaggtcgtacctggcagcggtggaggggcagcagcttcacgagttgcgccctcgtgtagcagaggagttgttgcacctggacgaccgctggcttgagaGGTGATCCTTTGTATTTTTTTACGGAATGAATGTATTGCTTGTACGACAATTGTAAccataatgcaaaatatacaggttatgtgaggctggtttgctgccactcgcacgtatgcttcaggccggcgacggccaagatGGTGGCGCCAAGAAGTGGATGCAGCtcgaccgctctctacttgcggcgttggcggacaggtggcgttcggagacgcacacgttccacttgccgtgcggggagatggcccccacgtcgcaggacgtgtcgtacctgcttgggcttcccattgcggggGAAGCCGTTGGCCTGGTTGCCGTGCCATCTACctggagggcggagcttcaggagcggtttgctccagTGAACCCGCGCATATTTTCATAAAATAATATTGTCTTCCAAATATTTGCAACAGcacgcaggggatatcatggcAACGAAGTGAACTGGGTTATCAAGCTGCAGGAGTACGTAGGCGGGTGGCTAGACGCACCTGACAATGTGTGGGATgagccgcagccacacacaGAGGCGTCTTACGGCGCATACCTTCGCTGTTACTGTTTTtttatcatactattttatttttaatggctcgatgtatcgtactatcgtaatatttggattctacgttacAAAACGTTATcacttaaccatcttcatacgagttttagataccataatcttcttcgtaaaattgaactaaaattttatatgtatacaaaagagtatggagaataaatcttgtatttgaaaaaagtataaattttaaatagtttgtaaaatataaattcaaataaaaaataaGAAAGAGGGCACCTCCCGCCTGTTGGGCAGGCGGGATGCCTTTGCCACCGCgggaggggcctcttcgcgaataagaaacttacTTATTCGCGAAAAGACTCTCGGGAGGGGCCTGAAAAAAgatttggcacctcccgcccgttggatggacgggaggtgtccggccccacgcctcccgcccgttgatcggacGGGAGGTACtatttttgaaaattttccAAATTGGCaccctttttcaaatttaattttttaacccttttttaaaaaaattcggCACTATCGTATCGTGGTGGGAACAAAGCTTCGGTTTCTGCGGCCCAAGGGCCAGTCTTGGCCTAACATAGCACAAGGCCATGAATTCTTGATTGTCCAGGCTTTTAACAGGATGCATCTCACTTCAAGCTCCGGCCCCGTCGGCCTTGGGGCGGGCTTCTACCGGGCTACCTGGCAGCTCACCTCTCGGGCCATTTATACCTTTTTGAATCCTTCATTCCCCGCCAGGCCGAGGGAAGAGATTCATGGTCTGTTTGGAGCACTCCAACTTTAAAAAAATAGCTCCACTCTATCAATTATAAATTTTTTAGCTTCATTCCACCAACTCCAGAAAAATAAGAAGTTATTCTATCTGAGTGCCCTAACTCTAGCTCAAAAAAAAAACCTTTAGAAGGAATAGTCTTTTTTGCCCTTCTTTTTCTATCGACCCGCTACAGGACTCGCTGCAGTGTTTTCGCCTTACGCCGTGGATCCGATGGCAAAGGTGACGGACACGAGGAAGCACGCGGCGCTGTGTCTGCAGGCAGACCCAGCGCGTGCTCCACTTGCGCCCGCCGCGCTGCTTGATGTACGTCTCGACGTGACCctgaggaggatgaggaggcgACACGCACGGTGACCGTCGTGGAGACCACCGACCCGGTGGCCGCACCAAGCGGCGGCCGCCTCGGGCTGACAAACGAGCACCGTATTGGCCACATGTTGTCGCGATGACCGGCTTGCCGCCGGCGACGGCCGACGTCGCGGAGCTGGCGGTGCTGCTGGCTGGCGTGAGCCTGGACGGGGCCGGCGCGGTCGCGCCCACGGCACTGGCGGGGGCGGACAACGCCGACGTGGTCGTGTGCGGTGCCAACTTCATGGACGTGGTCCAAGCCCTGGACAGGGCCGCACCGTCGCGGCCGCCGTGCGCTGGGGCGAGGCAGACCGCCTCCCGCCGCGCTCTGTGACGCGATGCGTGTTGCTTGACGGTCGAGCTAGCTTGCCTTTCATCAGGGCCAATAAAGAATCTTGCAAGCGGTTCGATGTGTGCTCCTTTGTGCTGCTTGTGTTCGTTTGTTCGGAGCGGTGGTGAGCGGAATGCCGTGGGCGCCGGTTGCCTAAGCGCCAGCAGCTTGCTAGGTGCCGAGCATCTGGGGAACAGAATCGAGGGTTCCGGCTGCCTGAGTGCCGACCGCCTGGGGGCTTATTTTGCCGGTGAACTCCAGCCGCCGGCGCTCAGAACAGatacggcggcggcgctctaGATGCAGCTGGCGGCGAGGAACAGGAAGGGTCGGGCGGACGGAAGAAGAAAGTTCGGGCGGTAGTGGGGTGTCAGTTTTTTTTTGGCAAAACATTTTGCGTAACCAGTGGGAAAGCTGGGTAATTACCCCACAACTCTAAGAGAAGGTACGAAAATAAAGTTTTTGAGTACCTCTGACAAGCTGCATGAAAAATATGGcctcggggtatccctcggtaggcTTGGAGTTAGATGTGTTTAACAGGGAGTTTTTGGAGCGGAGCTAGGAAAGTTGGAGTGGAGTATCCCAAACATGCGCTTAGGATTTTGTCGGTGTTTAATCTCCAAGtctaccgagggataccccgaggtggtagattgtaggtggggtgtcgccgagatcagaaactcgaaggtgcaagaaatacgaaactttagacaggttcgggctaccgagagcgtaataccctatgtcctgtggggtggtttgtattgcattAGATGATGTAATATTTGGAGGAGATATCTGCCCGCctttatatagtctaggggaaTAGGATTACAAGGAAGTCCTAGCTaaatagggttacatgaaagtCCTAACTAAATACatgctcaggagtcctacccgagtattgcttaggtagtttccttctgttccgactagtcctactcttgtacaagtagttacaattAGTGTAGGGTATGAACCATATCCCATCCTATATCCTagtagaatatgtacgccatatgcgcagtcccgtggccccgagtCTGACAAACTTAACTTGGattatttttttataatttatactcCATCCATCCTGTAATACAGGGCATTCTAGAAATTCTAAAATAGATTAAAAGAGACAACAAAAGAAGCATAGACCCTTCGAGAGCTCTTTTTTACCAGTTATAATTAAAGTTATTCCTAAAATTAAGAAAAAAGAAATAAATATAAAAGGTATGCAGCTAAGAGCCAAGAAAAATTAAATGATTTCCTttaatatttatccaaaagttctAGAATGCCTTATATTAGAGTATAAATTTTGAACCTTTCAATACTTATATTtcaggatggagggagtatacaGTTAATGCAGATTGGTTAGCCTACTTGATAGATATCTTTTAAAAATGATATCTATCTTTTGAAAATGCAAGT from Panicum hallii strain FIL2 chromosome 3, PHallii_v3.1, whole genome shotgun sequence encodes:
- the LOC112886377 gene encoding benzyl alcohol O-benzoyltransferase-like, which translates into the protein MWPGTGIDHSISGHTIILHHMPEPKEHVQAPAMATLAFAVRRGEPVLVGPAAPTPRETKRLSDIDDQETLRSHVPFIFFYRGGARAHADGRDPAGVIRRALGEALVPYYQLAGRLREVEARKLVVDCTGEGVMFVEADADVRLAELEAAVLRPPFPCMDQLLFDVDGSGGVLNCPVLLIQVTRLLCGGFVLALRLNHTMCDAIGLAQFMSAVAELARGLPTPTIEAAWSRELLEARRPPKPAFPHREFDPVPMPPPPPGDMVMRTFTFGPDDVAAIKRGIPPELAATTFEALTAALWRARTAALELPPDDEARMVSIVNFRGVPELGLPAGYYGNACVPVAVLTTAGALLAGSLGDAVELVRGTKAAVTAEYVRSALDLLVLRGRPFVAMANLFLVSDNRHAGFHRVDLGWGEPVYGGPAATLFGVSFFVHVGNGGGEGAVAVMIVLLRPAMDRFASEVEALLKG